CAAACATGACAGTTAAAATTGCTTTACTTGGATTTGGTACCGTTGCAAGTGGTGTGCCATTCCTCCTAAAGGAAAATGGGGAAAAAATCGTTCAGTCAGCTCATTCTGAGATTGAAGTAGCCAAGGTATTGGTTAAGGATGAAGATGAGAAGAACCGCTTGCTTGCAGCAGGGAATGACTTTAAATTTGTGACCAATGTAGATGATATTTTATCAGATCAAGACATTACTATCGTAGTGGAATTGATGGGGCGTATCGAACCAGCTAAAACCTTTATCACTCGTGCCTTGGAAGCTGGGAAACACGTTGTTACTGCAAACAAGGACCTTTTGGCTGTCCATGGTGCAGAATTGCTAGAAATCGCTAAAGAGCATAATGTAGCACTTTACTACGAAGCAGCAGTAGCCGGTGGTATTCCGATTCTTCGTACCTTGGCAAATTCATTAGCTTCTGATAAAATCACGCGCGTTCTTGGTGTCGTTAACGGAACTTCTAACTTCATGATGACCAAAATGGTCGAAGAAGGCTGGTCTTACGATGATGCTCTTGCAGAAGCGCAAAGACTTGGTTTTGCAGAAAGTGATCCGACAAATGACGTTGATGGGATTGATGCAGCCTACAAGATGGTGATTTTGAGCCAATTTGCCTTTGGTATGAAGGTTGCCTTTGACGATGTAGCCCACAAGGGAATCCGCAAAATCACACCAGAAGACGTAGCTGTAGCCCAAGACCTTGGCTATGTAGTGAAATTGGTTGGTTCTATCGAGGAAACTCCTTCAGGTATTGCTGCAGAAGTGACTCCAACCTTCCTTCCTAAAGCACATCCACTTGCCAGTGTGAATGGGGTAATGAACGCAGTCTTTGTGGAGTCTATCGGCATCGGTGAATCTATGTACTACGGACCAGGTGCGGGTCAAAAACCAACTGCGACAAGTGTTGTAGCGGACATTGTCCGTATCGTTCGTCGCTTGAATGATGGTACCATTGGCAAAGACTTCAACGAATATAGCCGTGACTTGGTTTTGGCAAATCCTGAAGATGTCAAAGCAAACTACTATTTCTCAATCTTGGCACCAGATTCAAAAGGTCAGGTCTTGAAATTGGCTGAGATTTTCAACGCTCAAGATATTTCCTTCAAGCAAATTCTCCAAGATGGCAAAGAGGGTGACAAGGCGCGTGTAGTGATTATCACTCATAAGATTAATAAAGCACAACTTGAGAATGTATCAGCTGAGTTGGCCAAAGCTTCAGAATTTGACCTCTTGAATACCTTCAAGGTGTTAGGAGAATAGGATGAAGATTATTGTACCTGCAACCAGTGCCAATATCGGGCCAGGTTTTGATTCGGTCGGTGTAGCTGTAACCAAGTATCTTCAAATTGAGGTCTGTGAAGAACGGGATGAGTGGTTGATTGAACACCAGATTGGTAAATGGATTCCACATGACGAGCGTAATCTCTTGCTCAAGATTGCCTTGCAAATTGCGCCTGACTTGCAACCAAGGCGTTTAAAAATGACCAGTGATGTTCCCTTGGCGCGTGGTTTGGGTTCTTCCAGTTCTGTTATTGTAGCTGGGATTGAACTAGCCAACCAACTAGGAAAGCTCAACTTATCTAACCACGATAAATTGCAGCTGGCGACCAAGATAGAAGGACATCCTGACAATGTGGCTCCAGCAATTTACGGTAATCTCGTTATTGCAAGTTCTGTTGAAGGAAATGTTTCAGCGATTGTGGCTGACTTCCCAGAGTGTGATTTTCTAGCTTATATTCCCAACTATGAATTACGTACTCGAGACAGTCGTGGTGTCCTTCCTAAGAAATTGTCCTACAAGGAAGCTGTTGCGGCTAGTTCTATCGCCAATGTGGCAGTTGCAGCCTTGTTGGCAGGAGACATGGTGACAGCTGGACAAGCAATTGAGGGAGACCTCTTCCACGAGCGCTACCGTCAGGATCTGGTGAGAGAATTTGCGATGATTAAGCAAGTAGCTAAAGAGAATGGTGCCTATGCAACCTATCTCTCTGGAGCAGGGCCGACAGTTATGGTCTTGGCTTCTCATGACAAGATGCCGGCGGTTAAGGCAGAATTGCAAAAGCAGTCTTTCAAAGGCAAACTGCATGATTTGAAAGTTGATACCCAAGGTGTCCGCGTCGAAGCAAAATAAAGAATAAAAGATAGGATGGGGAAACTCTTGATTAGAGGGCTTCCTGTCCTTTTTTTGAAAAGAAGTCTAGTTAAAAACTTGATAAAGGAGAAATAAAGATGGCAGAAATTTATCTAGCAGGTGGTTGTTTTTGGAGCCTAGAGGAGTATTTTTCACGAATTTCAGGCGTATTAGCAACCAGTGTCGGCTACGCTAATGGGCAAGTCGAAACGACCAATTACCAGTTGCTCAAGGAAACAGACCATGCAGAGACTGTTCAAGTGATTTATGATGAGAAAGCTGTGTCACTCAGAGAGATTTTGCTTTATTATTTCCGTGTTATTGATCCCTTGTCTATTAACCAGCAGGGGAATGACCGTGGTCGCCAATATCGAACAGGAATCTATTATCAGGATGAAGCAGACTTGCCAGCTATCTACACAGTGGTGCAGGAGCAGGAGCGCATGCTGGGTCGAAAGATTGCAGTAGAAGTAGAGAAACTTCGCCACTACATTCTGGCAGAAGATTACCACCAAGACTATCTCAAGAAAAATCCTTCGGGTTACTGTCATATCGATGTAACTGATGCTGAAAAGCCATTGATTGACGCCTCTAACTATGAAAAGCCTAGTCAAGAGGTGTTAAAGGAAAGTTTAACTGAAGAGTCTTATCGTGTTACGCAAGAAGCTGCTACAGAGGCGCCATTTACCAATGCCTATGACCAAACCTTTGAAGAAGGGATTTATGTAGACATCACGACGGGTGAACCACTCTTTTTTGCAAAGGATAAGTTTGCTTCAGGTTGTGGTTGGCCAAGTTTTAGTCGTCCGATTTCCAAGGAGTTGATTCACTATTACAAGGACTTGAGTCATGGAATGGAGCGAATCGAGGTTCGTTCTCGGTCAGGAAATGCTCACTTGGGTCATGTTTTCACAGATGGACCGCAGGAGTTGGGTGGCCTCCGTTACTGTATCAATTCTGCTTCCTTACGCTTTGTAGCCAAGGATGAGATGGAAAAAGCAGGATATGGATATCTATTGCCTTACTTAAACAAATAAAATTGAGAGGGTGGGAGCTTCCCACTTTCTTCATTTCCAGAATAAGAATAGAAGGGATTTATGAAACACTTACTATCTTACTTCAAACCCTATATAAAAGAATCAATTTTGGCTCCCTTGTTCAAGCTGCTAGAAGCTGTTTTTGAACTCTTGGTTCCCCTGGTGATTGCTGGGATTGTTGACCAATCCTTGCCTCAGAGAGATCAAGGGCATCTATGGATGCAGATTGGTCTGCTCCTTATCTTTGCAGTGATTGGTGTTTTAGTGGCTTTGATAGCCCAGTTTTACTCAGCTAAGGCTGCGGTGGGTTTTGCCAAAGAACTGACAGACGACCTTTATCGTCATATTCTTTCCTTGCCTAAGGACAGCAGAGATCGTCTGACAACATCTAGCCTGGTGACACGCTTGACTTCGGACACTTACCAGATTCAGACTGGGATCAATCAATTCCTGCGTCTCTTTTTGCGAGCGCCTATTATCGTTTTTGGGGCTATCTTTATGGCCTATCGCATCTCGGCTGAGCTGACTTTCTGGTTTTTGGTTATGGTTGTCATTTTGACGATTGTCATTGTCGGTCTCTCTCGACTGGTCAATCCTCTCTACAGTAGTCTGAGAAAGAAAACGGACCAGCTGGTTCAGGAAACGCGCCAGCAATTACAAGGCATGCGAGTTATTCGTGCTTTTGGTCAGGAAAAACGAGAGTTACAGATTTTTCAAGCTCTTAACCAAGTTTATGCTAGATTGCAAGAAAAGACGGGTTTCTGGTCTAGTTTGTTAACACCTCTGACCTATCTGATTGTTAATGGAACTCTTCTTGTCATCATCTGGCAGGGCTATATTTCAATTCAAGGAGGTTTACTCAGTCAAGGTGCCCTCATTGCCCTCATCAACTATCTTTTGCAAATCTTGGTGGAATTGGTTAAGCTCGCCATGCTGATCAATTCTCTCAACCAGTCCTACATCTCAGCCAAGCGAATCGAGGAAGTCTTTGCTGAGACTCCAGAAGATATCCATTCGGAGTTAGAACAAAAACAAGCTACCAGTAATCAGGTTTTACAAGTCCAAGAATTAACCTTTACCTATCCTGATGCGGCCCAGCCTTCTCTGAGAAACATTTCCTTTGATATGAAGCAAGGGCAAATCCTTGGTATCATCGGGGGAACGGGTTCTGGTAAGTCAAGCTTGGTGCAAGTCTTACTTGGACTTTATCCAGCAGACCAGGGGAGCATTGACCTTTATCGAAATGGACGTAGTCCTCGTAATCTTGAGCAGTGGCGGTCTTGGACTTCCTACGTGCCCCAAAAGGTCGAACTCTTTAAGGGAACCATTCGTTCCAACTTGACTCTGGGTTTCAATCAAGAAGTATCTGACCAGGAACTCTGGCAGGCCTTGGAGATTGCGCAAGCAAAGGATTTTGTCAGTGAAAAGGAAGGACTCTTAGACGCCCTAGTTGAGGCAGGAGGACGAAATTTCTCAGGTGGACAAAAACAAAGGTTGTCTATCGCCCGAGCAGTCCTACGCCAAGCTCCGTTTCTCATCCTAGATGATGCAACCTCGGCCCTCGACACCATTACCGAGTCCAAGCTCTTGAGAGCTATCCGAGAAAATCTGCCAAATACAAGTTTAATCTTGATCTCTCAACGAACCTCGACTTTACAGATGGCTGACCAGATTCTCCTCTTGGAAAAAGGTGAGTTACTAGCTGTTGGCAAGCACGATGGCTTGATGAAGACTAGCCAAGTCTATCGCGAAATCAATGCATCCCAACATGGAAAGGAGGACTAACATGAGACGACAAACCGCGAACCAGACTCTCAAACGTTTGGCTAAAGATCTTGCAAGTCATCCTTTCCTCCTTTTCCTAGCCTTTCTAGGAACTATTTCCCAAGTTGGCTTATCAATCTATCTACCTATTCTGATCGGGCAGGTCATTGACCAGGTCCTGGTGGCTGGTTCTTCACCAGTTTTTTGGCAGATTTTTCTCCAGATGATCTTGGTGGTAATAGGAAATACTCTGGTACAATGGGCCAATCCTCTCCTCTATAATCGCCTAATCTTCTCTTATACCAAAGACTTGCGAGAGCGAATCATCCATAAGCTCCATCGTTTACCGATTGCTTTTGTAGATAGGCAGGGCAGTGGGGAGATGGTTAGTCGTGTGACCACGGACATAGAACAGTTGGCAGCTGGCTTGACCATGATTTTTAACCAATTTTTCATTGGTGTCTTGATGATTTTGGTTAGTATTCTAGCAATGCTCCAAATTCACCTCCTCATGACCCTATTGGTTTTGCTGTTGACGCCACTATCCATGGTGATTTCACGCTTTATTGCCAAACGCTCTTATCATCTCTTCCAGAAGCAAACAGAAACCAGGGGAATTCAGACTCAGTTGATTGAAGAATCGCTTAGCCAACAGACCATTATCCAGTCCTTTAATGCTCAAGGAGAGTTTATCCAAAGATTGCATGAGGCAAATGACAACTACGCAGGTTATTCTCAGTCAGCCATCTTTTATTCATCAACGGTCAATCCTTCGACTCGCTTTGTAAATGCACTCATTTACGCGCTTTTAGCTGGAGTGGGAGCTTATCGTATCATGATGGGGTCCACCTTGACCATTGGGCGTTTAGTGACCTTTTTGAACTATGTCCAGCAGTACACCAAGCCCTTTAACGATATTTCTTCAGTTCTAGCTGAGTTGCAAAGTGCTCTCGCTTGCGCAGAGCGTGTCTATGCTGTCTTAGAAAGTCCTGAGGTTGTTGAAACAGGTAAGGAAGTCTTGACCAGTGACCAAGTGAAGGGAGCCATTTCCTTTAAGCATGTTTCTTTTGGATACAATCCTGAAAGGATCTTGATTAAGGATTTGTCTATCGATATCCCAGCTGGTAGCAAGGTAGCCATCGTTGGTCCGACAGGTGCTGGTAAGTCAACTCTTATCAATCTCCTCATGCGTTTTCATCCTATTAACTCGGGAGATATCTTGCTAGACGGTCACTCGATTTATGACTATACCCGAGCATCATTGAGGCAGCAGTTTGGCATGGTGCTCCAAGAAACCTGGCTCAAGCAAGGAACCATTCATGACAATATTGCCTTTGGAAATCCTGAAGCCAGTCGGGAGCAGGTGACTGCTGCTGCCAAAGCAGCCAACGCAGACTTTTTTATCCAACAGTTGCCACAGGGCTATGATACCAAGTTGGAAAATGCAGGAGAATCTCTATCTGTCGGTCAAGCCCAGCTCTTGACCATCGCCCGAGTTTTTCTGGCTATACCAAAGATTCTTATCTTAGACGAGGCGACTTCCTCCATTGATACACGGACGGAAGTGCTAGTTCAGGATGCCTTTGCTAAACTCATGAAGGGGCGCACAAGCTTTATCATTGCTCACCGTTTGTCAACTATTCAGGATGCGGATTTGATTCTAGTTTTGGTGGATGGTGATATTGTTGAGTATGGCAATCATCAGGACCTCATGGCTAGAAAGGGCAAGTATTACCAAATGCAAAAAGCAGCTGCTTTTAGCTCTGAATAATCCTTTCTATTTTAAAATCTTATGAACGAAAAAAGTTGCCTTCGGGTGACTTTTTTGTTACAATAGCTAGAAAAAATCAGGGTCTTAGAAGGAGAAAATAATGAAAGTCTATCAGCATGTAAATATTGTGACTTGTGACCAAGATTTCCATGTCTATCTGGATGGTATCTTGGCTGTTAAGGATTCTCAAATCATCTATGTCGGCCAAGAGAAGCCAGAGATTTTAGAGCAAGCTGAGCAGATTATAGACTATCAGGGAGCCTGGATCATGCCTGGTTTGGTTAATTGCCATACCCATTCTGCTATGACAGGTTTGCGAGGAATTCAGGATGACAGCAACCTCCATGAATGGCTCAATGACTATATCTGGCCAGCAGAAGCAGGATTTACTCCCGATATGACTACCAAGGCAGTCAAAGAAGCTCTGACAGAAATGCTCCAGTCAGGAACAACAACCTTCAACGATATGTATAATCCCAATGGTGTGGATATTGAGAGAATTTATCAGGCAGTTGAGGCTTCCAAGATGCGTTGTTATTTCTCACCGACCCTCTTTTCTTCAGAAGCAGAATCAACTGCTGAGACTATAAGCAGAACACGAGCCATCATCGAGACAATCATAGGATATAAAAATCCAAATTTCAAGGTTATGGTAGCGCCACATTCTCCATATAGCTGTAGTAAAGATTTGCTGGAAGCGAGCTTAGATATGGCAAAAGAACTGGACATTCCCATCCATATCCATGTAGCGGAGACCAAGGAAGAGTCAGGAATTATCCTCAAACGCTATGGCAAACGTCCCCTCGCCTTTCTAGAAGAACTAGGTTACTTAGATCATCTATCTGTCTTTGCTCACGGGGTCGAACTAAACGAGCGGGAAATTGAACGTTTAGCAACTTCTCATGTGGCTATCGCCCATAATCCCATTAGTAATCTCAAATTGGCCTCAGGGATTGCTCCAATCATCCAACTCCAAAAAGCAGGAGTAGCAGTCGGAATTGCGACTGACTCGGTTGCTTCTAATAACAATCTTGATATGTTTGAGGAAGGACGGACAGCCGCTCTCCTACAGAAGATGAAGAGTGGAGATGCCAGCCAGTTTCCAATCGAAACAGCCCTCAAAGCTCTGACGATAGAAGGTGCTAAGGTTCTTGGAATGGAAAAACAGATAGGAAGTCTGGAAGTTGGCAAGCAAGCAGATTTTCTGGTCATTCAACCACAAGGAAAAATCCATCTTCAACCTCAGAAAAATATGCTCTCTCATCTGGTTTATGCTGTCAAATCCAGTGATGTTGATGATGTTTATATCGCTGGAGAACAGGTGGTCAAGCAAGGCAAAGTTTTGACAGTAGAGATTTAAAAAAAATTTCAAAAAAAGTTTGCAAAAATCTTGCATTCTTTTTTTGTCTATGCTATACTTATATACGGTTTGAAAAAACTGCCTAAGACAGTAGGGGAGCTCGACTCATAAAGATCCTACCGAGGACAAAACGTATCATGTAAAAAGAAGCGTATTGTACTTTCGTGTCTAGGTTTGGGCGCGTTTTTCTTTTGGAAAAATTCCCCAAGCAAAATAATTACGGAGGTGAACACACTAATGAGTGAAGCAATTATTGCTAAAAAAGCGGAACTAGTTGACGTAGTAGCTGAAAAAATGAAAGCTGCTGCATCTATCGTCGTTGTTGACGCTCGTGGTTTGACAGTTGAGCAAGATACAGTTCTTCGTCGTGAGCTTCGTGGAAGCGAAGTTGAGTATAAAGTCATTAAAAACTCAATCTTGCGTCGTGCAGCTGAAAAAGCTGGTCTTGAAGATCTTGCATCAGTATTTGTTGGACCATCTGCTGTAGCATTTTCTAACGAAGATGTTATCGCACCAGCGAAAATCTTGAACGATTTTGCTAAAAACGCTGAAGCACTTGAAATCAAAGGTGGTGCAATCGAAGGCGCTGTCGCATCTAAAGAAGAAATCGTTGCTCTTGCAACTCTTCCAAACCGCGAAGGACTTCTTTCTATGCTCCTTTCTGTACTTCAAGCGCCAGTGCGCAACGTTGCTCTTGCAGTCAAAGCGGTTGCAGACAACAAAGAAGACGCAGCTTAATCCTAAGCTACGCAGCGTAGCCTAGCTACGAAAAAACTATTATAAAATTAAAAACTTATTTGGAGGAAATAACAATGGCATTGAACATTGAAAACATTATTGCTGAAATTAAAGAAGCTTCAATCCTTGAATTGAACGACCTTGTAAAAGCTATCGAAGAAGAATTTGGTGTAACTGCGGCTGCTCCTGTAGCTGTAGCTGCTGCTGGTGGCGCTGAAGAAGCTGCTAAAGATTCATTTGACGTTGAATTGACAGCTGCAGGCGACAAGAAAGTCGGCGTTATCAAAGTTGTACGTGAAATCACAGGTCTTGGTCTTAAAGAAGCTAAAGAACTTGTTGATGGTGCACCAGGTGTCATCAAAGAAGGCGTTGCAGCAGCAGAAGCTGAAGAAATCAAAGCTAAATTGGAAGAAGCTGGAGCTTCAGTTACTCTTAAATAATAGAGCAACTACATTAGTAGCTTAAAAACATGATTAAACCGCTATTCTTAGGATTAGCGGTTTTTCTTTATAATTGAAAAGAGAAAATTTATAAAGTGTCTCCAGTTGTTCCATAAGATTTTCATCATAAAGTTCTGGAGTTTGATTAGAGAATCATGTCAATCAAACTCCAGCGCTCGATAAAGCGAAGATGTATTTGTGGAAGGAGATTATGTTTGCTAAGGTATTTTTTGCAGAAATAGTGGTACAATATCCTTAGAATAGTTCAAAATTTATATTTGCTAGGGGAAAGGGAGATTGAACTCCCTGATGCATCCGTCTTAGTATGGGATTAATGTTCTATAAAAAGGAAATGTTATAAAGGTGATATTGATGGAAAGATATGAATTTACAGCGACAACAGCAAAATCAGATATAATAATTGGTATCCTTTTTCCCATGTTCCTCATGCTTCCTGTATTGGGAATACAGTTGGCTATATTCTATTTAAAACTGAATGATTTTTTTAAATCACAACCTCTTTTTCTTTATACGATAGTATTAGTGTTTTTTGGTATTAGTTTTCTTTTAATTAAAAAAATACAAGGTAGTCTAGTGAAGAATTTTGTCGTAGAATTATCTGGAAGAAATATTAGGATTTGGTGTGATGGAAAGGAGATTGTATCAGGAGAAGTTATTTTCTGTAGGATAAAAAATAAGGAGCCTAAACTGGGGGCGAGAGCCTTAAATGTAGACATAGACACCAAGGGCGATAACATTAAATTTCGAGTTCGGTCTAAGGAATATGAAAATTTATCATCTTCTACTTGGAATCCTCTCGGGACAAGCAAACCCTCCGATGTAGAAACGTTATTATCTTTGGGCAAAAAAATAAAAAATGCTATGGAAGAAGAAGTTTTGATAGAAGATGAAGCTTCAAAAAAACCTCGATCGTTTTGATTGAGGTTTTTAGCATATTTCTTAGACAATACCTTGTGCAATCATAGCGTTTGCTACATTTTCAAAGGCAGCAATGTTAGCTCCTGCAAGGTAATCAGTACCAAGACCGTATGTTTCAGCAGTTGTTTTAGCTGTGTTGAAGATGTTGGTCATGATGTCTTTGAGACGGCCGTCAACTTCTTCACGTGTCCATGAAAGGCGAAGACTGTTTTGGCTCATTTCAAGCGCTGATACAGCTACACCACCAGCATTGGCAGCTTTGGCAGGTCCATAAAGGATTCCGTTTTCTTTGTAGACTTTAATCGCATCAAGGTCGCTCGGCATGTTGGCACCTTCTGATACGCAGATAACACCTTGAGCAACCAAACGTTTAGCAGCTTCACCGTTGATTTCGTTTTGAGTTGCACATGGAAGAGCGATATCGTAGTTGCCAGCGTAAGTCCATACAGAACCTTCATGGTAAGTAGCAGTTGGCTTTTCAGCTGCATACTCAGTCAAACGTGCACGACGGTTATTCTTCACATCTGCTAGAAGGTCGAAGTCGATACCATTTTCGTCGATGACATAACCGTTTGAGTCAGATACAGAGATGACAGTAGCGCCGAGTTCAGTTGCTTTTTGAAGAGCGTATTGGGCTACGTTACCAGAACCTGAAATAACCACTTTCTTACCAGCAAAACTGTTACCGTTAGCTTTGAGCATTTCTTCAGTGTAGTAAACCAAACCATAACCAGTTGCTTCTGGACGAATCAAGCTACCACCAAATCCAAGAGGTTTACCAGTCAAGACACCCGCATCAAATTGGTTAAGACGTTTGTATTGTCCGTAAAGGTAACCAATCTCACGTCCACCAACACCGATATCGCCAGCTGGGACGTCAAGTGATGGTCCAATGTATTTTTGCAATTCTGTCATAAAGCTTTGGCAGAAGCGCATCACTTCAGCATCAGTCTTCCCTTTAGGATCGAAGTCTGATCCCCCTTTACCTCCACCGATTGGAAGTCCAGTTAAGACGTTTTTAAAGATTTGTTCGAAGCCGAGGAATTTCAAGATCCCTTGGTTTACAGTTGGGTGGAAACGAAGTCCGCCTTTATATGGTCCAACAGCTGAGTTGAATTGAACACGGTAACCACGGTTCACTTGGACTTTTCCATCACGGTCAACCCAAGGAACACGGAAAGAAATCACGCGCTCAGGCTCAGTGATGCGTGCCAAGATGTTTTCTTCGATATACTCAGGGTGTTTTTCAAATACAGGCTCTAGGGTGCTGAAGAATTCTTCAACTGCCTGAAGAAATTCAGCCTCGTGCCCATTACGAGCTTTTACAGTTTCAAACACGCTTTGGATATATTCTTTAGCAGATGTCATATCGTTCTCCTTTTGTTGTTATATTTTATTACATGAGCCATTATAGCAGAATTTTTTTTGAGTGTAAAGAAAAAAACAGAAATTTTCTAAAAATTCTTTCAATTTATAAAACCGAACGTTTTATATAGAAATTAGTTTCTCAAAGAGAAAATCTTAAAGTATGGTATAATATTAGAAATAAAAGGAATCTGGAGGATCAGAATCATGGTATCAACGAAAACACAAATAGCTGGCTTTGAGTTTGACAATTGCTTGATGAATGCAGCGGGTGTGGCTTGTATGACGGTAGAGGAACTTGAAGGGGTCAAAAACTCAGCGGCGGGTACTTTTGTTACGAAGACTGCGACCTTGGACTTTCGTCAGGGCAATCCTGAGCCACGTTATCAGGATGTTCCACTTGGTTCTATCAACTCCATGGGATTACCAAATAATGGCTTAGACTACTATCTGGACTATCTTTTGGACTTGCAGGAAAAAGAGCCAAACCGTACTTTCTTCCTATCTTTAGTTGGCATGTCTCCAGAAGAAACACATGCCATCTTGAAAAAAGTTCAAGAGAGTGAATTCAAAGGACTGACAGAGCTTAATCTCTCTTGTCCAAACGTTCCAGGAAAACCTCAGATTGCCTATGATTTTGAGACAACAGACCGTATCTTGGCAGAAGTATTTACCTACTTTACCAAACCTCTTGGAATCAAATTGCCACCATATTTTGATATTGTTCACTTTGACCAAGCGGCTGCTATTTTCAACAAATATCCGCTCAAGTTTGTCAATTGTGTTAACTCTATCGGAAACGGCCTTTACATAGAAGACGAGTCTGTCGTCATTCGTCCTAAGAATGGTTTTGGTGGGATTGGTGGAGAGTATATCAAACCGACTGCTCTTGCTAATGTGCACGCCTTTTACCAACGCTTAAATCCGCAAATCCAAATCATCGGAACGGGTGGCGTTCTGACGGGTCGTGATGCCTTTGAACATATCCTCTGCGGTGCTAGTATGGTGCAAGTAGGAACGACGCTCCACAAAGAAGGCGTCGGTGCTTTTGAACGCATTACCAATGAACTAAAAGCAATCATGTCGGAAAAAGGGTATGAGAGATTAGAAGATTTCCGTGGGAAATTGCGCTATATTGGTTAAAGTTACTAAAAAATCAGAAGAAAGGAGAGAAGATGCTAGCCATAGAAGACAGTCAGAAGTTGACTTTATCAAATTTATCTAGCCTGAGCCTATTTACAGGGACAGATCAGGGCCAGTTTGAAGTTATGAAAGATCAGGTCCTGAAACAGATTAGCTATGATCCAGCTGACCTCAACTTTGCCTACTTTGACATGAAAGAAGTAGCCTATAAGGATTTAGAACTGGAGTTGGTCAGTCTCCCTTTCTTTGCGGATGAAAAAATCGTGATATTAGACCATTTTGTCGATATTACAACAGCTAAGAAACGTTTTTTAACAGATGATGAGCTCAAGTCATTTGAGGAATACCTTGACAATCCTTCACCAACGACTAAACTCTTGATTTTTGCAGAAGGAAAGTTGGATAGCAAAAGACGGCTGGTCAAACTGCTCAAACGAGATGCGACTGTCTTTGACGCTATTGAGGCTAAGGAGCAAGAACTGCGCCAGTATTTCCAAAAGTGGAGCCAGACACAAGGTCTGCAGTTTGTGGGGCAATCTTTTGAAAATCTACTTCTCAAATCTGGTTTTCAATTTAGTGAAATCCAGAAAAATCTCCTCTTTTTACAGTCTTATAAGTCAGACGGCATGATTGAGGAGAAGGACATTGTCGAGGCTATTCCAAAGACTCTGCGGGACAATATTTTTGATTTGACTCAGTTTATCTTGGGCAAAAAGATTGACCAGGCGCGTGACTTAGTTAGAGATTTGACCTTGCAAGGGGAAGACGAAATCAAGCTCATAGCTGTCATGTTAGGACAATTTCGTACCTTTACCCAAGTGAAGATTTTATCAGAGAGCGGTCAGACGGAATCACAGATTGCAAGCAGTCTGGGAACTTATTTGGGGCGCAATCCTAATCCTTATCAAATCAAGTTT
Above is a window of Streptococcus oralis subsp. dentisani DNA encoding:
- the rplL gene encoding 50S ribosomal protein L7/L12, coding for MALNIENIIAEIKEASILELNDLVKAIEEEFGVTAAAPVAVAAAGGAEEAAKDSFDVELTAAGDKKVGVIKVVREITGLGLKEAKELVDGAPGVIKEGVAAAEAEEIKAKLEEAGASVTLK
- a CDS encoding dihydroorotate oxidase: MVSTKTQIAGFEFDNCLMNAAGVACMTVEELEGVKNSAAGTFVTKTATLDFRQGNPEPRYQDVPLGSINSMGLPNNGLDYYLDYLLDLQEKEPNRTFFLSLVGMSPEETHAILKKVQESEFKGLTELNLSCPNVPGKPQIAYDFETTDRILAEVFTYFTKPLGIKLPPYFDIVHFDQAAAIFNKYPLKFVNCVNSIGNGLYIEDESVVIRPKNGFGGIGGEYIKPTALANVHAFYQRLNPQIQIIGTGGVLTGRDAFEHILCGASMVQVGTTLHKEGVGAFERITNELKAIMSEKGYERLEDFRGKLRYIG
- the rplJ gene encoding 50S ribosomal protein L10 — encoded protein: MSEAIIAKKAELVDVVAEKMKAAASIVVVDARGLTVEQDTVLRRELRGSEVEYKVIKNSILRRAAEKAGLEDLASVFVGPSAVAFSNEDVIAPAKILNDFAKNAEALEIKGGAIEGAVASKEEIVALATLPNREGLLSMLLSVLQAPVRNVALAVKAVADNKEDAA
- the gdhA gene encoding NADP-specific glutamate dehydrogenase → MTSAKEYIQSVFETVKARNGHEAEFLQAVEEFFSTLEPVFEKHPEYIEENILARITEPERVISFRVPWVDRDGKVQVNRGYRVQFNSAVGPYKGGLRFHPTVNQGILKFLGFEQIFKNVLTGLPIGGGKGGSDFDPKGKTDAEVMRFCQSFMTELQKYIGPSLDVPAGDIGVGGREIGYLYGQYKRLNQFDAGVLTGKPLGFGGSLIRPEATGYGLVYYTEEMLKANGNSFAGKKVVISGSGNVAQYALQKATELGATVISVSDSNGYVIDENGIDFDLLADVKNNRRARLTEYAAEKPTATYHEGSVWTYAGNYDIALPCATQNEINGEAAKRLVAQGVICVSEGANMPSDLDAIKVYKENGILYGPAKAANAGGVAVSALEMSQNSLRLSWTREEVDGRLKDIMTNIFNTAKTTAETYGLGTDYLAGANIAAFENVANAMIAQGIV
- a CDS encoding TRZ/ATZ family protein, whose protein sequence is MKVYQHVNIVTCDQDFHVYLDGILAVKDSQIIYVGQEKPEILEQAEQIIDYQGAWIMPGLVNCHTHSAMTGLRGIQDDSNLHEWLNDYIWPAEAGFTPDMTTKAVKEALTEMLQSGTTTFNDMYNPNGVDIERIYQAVEASKMRCYFSPTLFSSEAESTAETISRTRAIIETIIGYKNPNFKVMVAPHSPYSCSKDLLEASLDMAKELDIPIHIHVAETKEESGIILKRYGKRPLAFLEELGYLDHLSVFAHGVELNEREIERLATSHVAIAHNPISNLKLASGIAPIIQLQKAGVAVGIATDSVASNNNLDMFEEGRTAALLQKMKSGDASQFPIETALKALTIEGAKVLGMEKQIGSLEVGKQADFLVIQPQGKIHLQPQKNMLSHLVYAVKSSDVDDVYIAGEQVVKQGKVLTVEI
- the holA gene encoding DNA polymerase III subunit delta, with translation MLAIEDSQKLTLSNLSSLSLFTGTDQGQFEVMKDQVLKQISYDPADLNFAYFDMKEVAYKDLELELVSLPFFADEKIVILDHFVDITTAKKRFLTDDELKSFEEYLDNPSPTTKLLIFAEGKLDSKRRLVKLLKRDATVFDAIEAKEQELRQYFQKWSQTQGLQFVGQSFENLLLKSGFQFSEIQKNLLFLQSYKSDGMIEEKDIVEAIPKTLRDNIFDLTQFILGKKIDQARDLVRDLTLQGEDEIKLIAVMLGQFRTFTQVKILSESGQTESQIASSLGTYLGRNPNPYQIKFALRDSRGISLGFLKRAISYLIETDYQIKTGVYEKGYLFEKVLLQIATEAN